The following are from one region of the Alphaproteobacteria bacterium CG11_big_fil_rev_8_21_14_0_20_39_49 genome:
- the rpiB gene encoding ribose 5-phosphate isomerase B: MSEIIAIATDHAGFELKEILKDELHKSGYEVLDMGTHSKDSVDYPDYGYKLAEQVATNKCKFGVAICGSGIGISMAANRNKNIRAALCHNVEMAKLARQHNDANVLVLGARFVSLNDAKECLKAFLTTGFEGGRHRKRVEKLSDM, encoded by the coding sequence ATGTCTGAAATTATAGCCATAGCTACGGATCATGCAGGTTTTGAGCTAAAAGAGATATTAAAAGACGAGTTGCACAAGTCAGGCTATGAAGTTCTGGATATGGGAACCCATAGCAAAGATTCCGTTGATTATCCGGATTATGGGTATAAATTAGCGGAACAGGTTGCGACAAATAAATGTAAATTCGGCGTAGCCATATGCGGAAGCGGCATAGGTATAAGCATGGCGGCAAACAGGAATAAAAATATAAGAGCCGCACTATGCCATAATGTGGAAATGGCAAAATTGGCAAGACAACATAACGATGCTAACGTTCTGGTGTTGGGTGCAAGATTTGTAAGTTTAAATGATGCAAAAGAATGTTTGAAAGCTTTTCTTACTACCGGATTTGAAGGTGGCAGACACCGAAAAAGGGTGGAAAAGCTTAGCGATATGTAA